In a genomic window of Chryseobacterium sp. G0162:
- a CDS encoding DUF3526 domain-containing protein, producing MNYYLYQQFYRNKAYIISLLILIFAGLSSLYTGKKFLDRNEEIIAKSSTYQKNSLDKNVALHSEDVGLLLYYVKFNLVNEMPKLAALNIGLRDLNPSIQGVTIRNLEEQKNNSDFFNPANAAVGNFDFSFVLVFLFPLVIIAFCYNIISEDQEKGTWKLLSVQSQNLRKLIDTKLMIRLLAVSSVYFLLLIAAVLYIKIPLDSAFIIFTLSGLLYLIFWFALCRWIIGYQKSSSWNALTLVIFWMGMNFIIPMTGNMVIQQLIPVKEGLQAQIEQREGYHNKWDEAKIPTMQKFHKIYPQFSQYTVAENSGYSYTWYYAMQHMADVESAASSKQYHEKMQNRNNASIYLGYILPNIHTQLVQSKAAKTGMENQLNYAEGLKNFHEKQRLYFYPYIFENANGKLIDWTKQTVKVFISAEKPNLFSVFLPYFILISLLLILSQNKFRKLC from the coding sequence ATGAATTACTATCTATACCAACAGTTTTACCGCAACAAAGCCTATATTATTTCTTTATTAATTCTGATTTTTGCCGGTTTGAGCTCTTTGTACACTGGTAAAAAATTTCTGGACAGAAACGAAGAAATTATTGCTAAAAGTTCAACCTATCAAAAAAACAGTCTCGATAAAAATGTGGCATTACACAGCGAAGACGTTGGCCTTTTGCTGTATTATGTAAAATTCAATCTTGTGAATGAAATGCCAAAACTGGCGGCTTTAAATATCGGCTTGAGAGATTTGAATCCTTCTATTCAAGGGGTTACAATCAGAAATCTGGAAGAACAGAAAAACAATTCCGATTTTTTCAATCCTGCGAATGCAGCTGTTGGAAATTTCGATTTCTCTTTTGTCCTGGTATTTCTTTTTCCATTAGTAATTATTGCTTTTTGTTACAATATTATTTCCGAAGATCAGGAAAAAGGAACCTGGAAGTTGCTTTCCGTGCAAAGTCAAAACTTAAGAAAGCTGATTGATACTAAACTAATGATTCGCCTACTTGCCGTAAGTTCGGTTTACTTTTTATTACTAATTGCTGCCGTTTTATACATTAAGATTCCACTGGATTCTGCTTTCATCATTTTCACTTTGTCAGGTTTACTTTATCTGATTTTCTGGTTTGCATTATGCCGATGGATTATTGGATATCAGAAATCTTCTTCGTGGAATGCTTTGACCTTGGTGATTTTCTGGATGGGTATGAATTTCATAATTCCGATGACGGGAAACATGGTCATTCAGCAATTGATTCCTGTAAAAGAAGGTTTGCAGGCCCAAATTGAACAACGAGAAGGATATCACAATAAATGGGATGAAGCGAAAATTCCTACCATGCAAAAATTTCATAAAATCTATCCGCAATTCAGCCAATACACCGTTGCGGAAAACAGCGGCTATTCTTACACCTGGTATTATGCGATGCAGCACATGGCAGATGTGGAATCAGCTGCATCTTCAAAGCAATATCATGAAAAAATGCAGAACCGAAATAACGCATCCATTTACCTTGGATATATTTTACCGAATATCCATACGCAACTGGTTCAAAGTAAAGCAGCCAAAACAGGAATGGAAAATCAGCTGAATTATGCGGAAGGGTTGAAAAATTTCCACGAGAAACAAAGACTGTATTTTTATCCTTATATTTTTGAAAATGCAAACGGAAAACTTATAGACTGGACGAAACAGACCGTAAAGGTTTTCATCAGTGCTGAGAAACCTAATCTTTTCAGCGTGTTCCTTCCCTACTTCATTCTCATTTCTTTATTGTTAATCCTTTCACAAAATAAATTCAGAAAGCTATGTTAA
- a CDS encoding NUDIX hydrolase has translation MNQDVIGLKRVATLCILRNNDKFLLLKRLKEPNKDMYVPVGGKIDPFENPDDAVVREVMEETGIHITSKKFCGILTETSPVKYNWISYVYISDIEFVEPPYCNEGELQWIDAKDLADIPTPLTDLYIYDYVAKGEIFAFNAVYDLELNLISLQEQYSNTIIR, from the coding sequence ATGAATCAAGATGTGATTGGATTGAAGAGGGTAGCGACATTATGTATATTAAGGAACAACGATAAATTTTTATTGCTGAAACGACTGAAGGAGCCCAATAAAGATATGTATGTTCCCGTTGGAGGCAAAATTGATCCCTTTGAAAACCCCGATGATGCAGTGGTACGTGAAGTAATGGAAGAAACAGGCATTCATATTACTTCGAAAAAGTTTTGTGGAATTTTAACGGAAACTTCCCCTGTTAAATACAATTGGATAAGCTATGTTTATATATCTGATATAGAATTTGTTGAACCACCCTACTGTAACGAAGGAGAACTGCAATGGATAGATGCTAAAGATCTGGCAGATATTCCAACTCCTTTAACGGATTTATACATCTACGACTATGTGGCTAAAGGTGAAATTTTTGCTTTTAACGCTGTTTATGACTTAGAATTAAATCTTATCTCTTTACAGGAGCAGTATAGTAACACGATCATCAGATAG
- a CDS encoding GNAT family N-acetyltransferase, with protein MMEEPLITANGISIRTTINPGDLGYIMYRHGKLYGKEYNYGVSFETYVGYGLYEFYKNYDPLLDRVWICEKNDKIVGFLLLMHRENQTAQLRYFYLDEETRGLGLGNQLMLALVEFAKEKKYKSVYLWTTDDLLAAHHLYKKYGFRLTEEKPSTEFGKSLKEQRYDLMLI; from the coding sequence ATGATGGAAGAGCCCCTAATTACAGCAAATGGAATATCAATCAGAACCACTATCAATCCTGGGGACTTAGGATATATCATGTATCGTCACGGTAAATTGTATGGCAAAGAATACAACTATGGAGTATCTTTCGAAACCTATGTAGGCTATGGATTATATGAATTTTATAAAAACTACGACCCATTATTAGACAGGGTCTGGATTTGTGAAAAAAATGATAAGATCGTAGGTTTTCTACTATTAATGCACCGGGAAAATCAGACTGCTCAACTTAGATACTTCTATCTTGATGAAGAAACCAGAGGTTTAGGATTGGGCAATCAGCTTATGTTGGCTTTGGTAGAGTTCGCCAAAGAAAAGAAATATAAATCTGTATATCTATGGACAACAGATGATTTACTGGCAGCCCATCATCTTTATAAAAAATACGGTTTTAGACTGACAGAGGAGAAACCTTCTACCGAGTTTGGTAAATCTTTAAAAGAACAACGCTACGATTTGATGTTGATCTGA
- a CDS encoding OmpA family protein, protein MKKTLIILSIGALLAACNKKTEQKTDNAKDTVAIENSKAAEKSSGGTNNFDINSIPVSTAEVGDLPFFSFPKGLESQNKPVQRSYDMLFFPLKGVMTPIEGKVWKTYVVNEKSNTEEWSLPYFLKSYDDAITKVGGVKIFDGKVSQQQLDRIKEDAKYFGEEGSIDYWNEPVKVYVIRRSSGDDIYIQLYGNTSTGGIQILQKAPFEQTISILKSDEIKKELDTKGKAVLHINFDTDKASLQPDGKTAVDEITKVLKNDSNLKLAINGYTDNSGNDAHNLQLSKDRATAVLNAITTSGIDKSRLSAEGFGSKNPIADNSSEQGKAQNRRVELVKK, encoded by the coding sequence ATGAAGAAGACCCTGATTATTCTGTCCATAGGCGCTTTACTTGCTGCCTGTAACAAAAAAACTGAGCAAAAAACAGATAATGCGAAGGATACTGTCGCCATAGAAAATTCTAAGGCAGCAGAAAAATCTTCGGGAGGAACAAATAATTTTGATATCAACTCCATACCGGTTTCTACGGCTGAAGTAGGTGATCTTCCTTTTTTCAGTTTTCCCAAAGGACTGGAATCCCAAAACAAACCGGTACAAAGAAGCTATGATATGTTGTTTTTCCCACTTAAAGGTGTAATGACACCTATAGAAGGAAAGGTATGGAAAACGTATGTTGTCAACGAGAAAAGTAATACAGAAGAATGGTCATTGCCTTATTTTTTGAAAAGCTATGATGATGCGATTACAAAAGTGGGTGGTGTAAAAATATTTGACGGTAAAGTTTCTCAGCAGCAGCTTGACAGAATAAAAGAAGACGCCAAATACTTTGGCGAAGAAGGCTCTATAGATTATTGGAATGAACCTGTAAAAGTGTATGTCATCAGAAGGAGCAGTGGCGATGATATTTATATTCAGCTGTATGGAAATACTTCAACCGGAGGAATACAAATTCTACAGAAAGCGCCGTTTGAACAAACCATTTCGATCCTAAAATCTGATGAAATTAAAAAAGAATTAGATACAAAAGGCAAAGCTGTATTGCATATTAATTTTGATACCGACAAAGCAAGCTTACAACCTGATGGCAAAACAGCCGTAGATGAAATCACAAAAGTCCTGAAAAACGACAGTAATCTAAAACTGGCTATCAACGGATATACCGATAACAGCGGAAATGATGCGCACAATCTCCAACTCTCAAAAGACCGTGCTACCGCAGTATTGAATGCGATCACCACTTCAGGTATTGATAAATCAAGACTTTCAGCAGAGGGCTTCGGCAGTAAAAATCCAATTGCAGATAATAGTTCTGAACAAGGCAAGGCGCAAAACCGTAGAGTAGAGCTGGTCAAAAAATAA
- a CDS encoding GNAT family N-acetyltransferase — protein sequence MCLVDGNLAGYTRIVPPGLTYEDASIGRVVIGSDYRGLGLGKQLMENSIKGCQDILKESKIRISAQLYLLKFYNALGFKEVGSPYDEDGIPHIEMVLN from the coding sequence ATGTGTTTAGTGGATGGAAATCTGGCAGGATATACCAGAATTGTTCCGCCTGGTTTGACCTACGAAGACGCTTCAATTGGCCGGGTGGTAATTGGTTCAGATTATAGAGGATTGGGATTGGGAAAACAGCTGATGGAAAATTCTATCAAAGGGTGTCAGGATATTCTTAAAGAATCAAAAATCCGGATCAGCGCACAATTGTACCTGCTGAAATTTTACAATGCTCTAGGCTTTAAAGAAGTAGGAAGTCCTTACGATGAAGACGGAATTCCGCATATAGAAATGGTTTTAAACTAA
- the dapB gene encoding 4-hydroxy-tetrahydrodipicolinate reductase: MIKVFIAGATGWAGSALSKGVCKNQGMKLVGALSRKHNGENLSEVLGIEGGDIPIFDDIETALDKTEFDVLVDYTKPEVGKKNITAALKRGKKVVIGTSGLTNDDLKEIEDVANDNDTSVLAVGNFAISVVLLQKFSEMAAKYMPNYEIIDYAHEDKIDSPSGTARELAYRLSQIKKPNVHISQDELVGDKATRGATLDDVQVHSVRLPGFVISVEAIFGLKDEKLTIRHDSGSGAEPYVKGALLAIEKVGSFKGLKRGLDTVMDF; this comes from the coding sequence ATGATAAAAGTATTTATTGCCGGGGCTACCGGCTGGGCAGGATCTGCATTAAGTAAAGGGGTATGCAAAAATCAAGGAATGAAATTGGTTGGAGCCCTTTCCAGAAAACACAATGGAGAAAATCTTTCAGAAGTCCTTGGAATTGAAGGTGGTGACATCCCCATATTTGATGATATCGAGACCGCCCTTGACAAGACTGAGTTTGATGTTCTGGTGGATTATACCAAACCTGAAGTAGGTAAGAAGAATATCACTGCAGCCTTAAAGAGAGGAAAAAAAGTAGTGATTGGCACTTCCGGATTAACGAATGATGATTTAAAGGAAATTGAAGACGTGGCTAACGATAACGACACCTCCGTACTTGCTGTCGGGAATTTTGCCATATCGGTCGTACTTCTTCAGAAGTTTTCGGAAATGGCTGCGAAATACATGCCTAATTATGAAATTATAGATTATGCCCATGAAGACAAAATAGACAGCCCCAGCGGCACGGCAAGAGAACTCGCCTATAGGCTTTCTCAGATTAAAAAGCCCAATGTACATATTTCACAAGATGAACTCGTTGGCGACAAAGCCACCCGCGGTGCAACGTTGGACGACGTTCAGGTACATTCTGTACGATTGCCGGGTTTTGTCATTTCCGTGGAGGCTATCTTTGGACTAAAAGATGAAAAGCTTACCATACGTCATGATTCCGGTTCCGGAGCAGAACCTTATGTAAAAGGAGCATTGCTCGCTATCGAAAAAGTAGGTTCTTTTAAAGGACTCAAACGTGGGCTGGATACGGTAATGGATTTTTAA
- a CDS encoding ABC transporter permease — MPFSNLKLIVRKTRQDLFKSKQNLLIAVTVLLFCFLSLGIGFTKYGETYSKVKEYRKETRENWEHRPDKHPHRMAHYGYLVFRIGHPLSIFDNGLDDYLGNVIFLEAHKQNTANLSEAGSSGILVRFGTFSAAFILQAIVPLIILFLGFGLIVREREEATLKILTVQGASPRAILWGKILGLWQFSLVFLIPVIPFVLVIGIMAESSRIDDIVSRILLLFPAYMVYYFFFCTLTVLVSARSKASSSALIGLIGSWLMLVIFLPKGVQFVAQNLYPTPSRIAFETQVEEDVMKVGDSHNPEDPHFKHIKDSLLTKYNVKTTDELPVNYGGIVMKEGERISAKLYVDHLKKLQDQYHQQQKLSEIFGFINPVMAIKNLSMTASGTDYFAYQQFQNQAEEYRYKLAQRMNDLQIEHISNIKPKENEKPAMVGKENWHKFPDFQYEFTSIKESLSHQILPLAAIIFWLLVCILMVELSVKNLKLI; from the coding sequence ATGCCTTTTTCAAACTTGAAACTCATTGTAAGAAAAACCCGGCAGGATTTATTTAAAAGTAAACAAAACCTGCTCATTGCCGTTACGGTTCTCCTGTTCTGCTTTTTAAGCCTCGGAATCGGGTTTACCAAATACGGCGAAACCTATTCGAAAGTAAAAGAATATCGTAAAGAAACCCGTGAGAACTGGGAACACCGGCCGGATAAACATCCCCACAGAATGGCGCATTATGGATATCTCGTTTTCAGGATCGGACATCCTCTAAGCATTTTTGATAACGGATTGGACGATTACCTTGGAAATGTCATTTTCCTTGAGGCTCACAAACAGAACACCGCCAATCTTTCGGAAGCAGGAAGTTCAGGAATTCTGGTGCGTTTCGGAACATTCAGTGCCGCATTTATTCTGCAGGCTATTGTTCCTTTGATTATTTTATTTCTCGGTTTTGGACTTATTGTCCGGGAAAGAGAAGAGGCCACATTGAAAATCCTAACTGTTCAGGGAGCCTCGCCAAGAGCTATTTTATGGGGTAAAATCCTTGGGCTTTGGCAATTTTCCTTAGTGTTTCTTATTCCTGTGATTCCTTTTGTTTTAGTCATTGGAATCATGGCAGAATCAAGCCGTATTGATGATATTGTCTCCCGAATACTGCTCCTGTTTCCGGCGTATATGGTGTATTATTTTTTCTTCTGTACTTTAACGGTTTTAGTTTCTGCAAGAAGCAAAGCTTCATCATCCGCTTTAATCGGTTTAATTGGTTCATGGCTAATGCTGGTGATTTTTTTACCCAAAGGAGTTCAGTTTGTGGCGCAGAATCTCTATCCCACTCCATCAAGAATTGCCTTTGAAACTCAGGTAGAGGAAGATGTGATGAAAGTGGGTGACAGTCACAATCCTGAAGATCCGCATTTTAAACACATTAAAGATTCTCTGCTGACAAAATACAATGTGAAAACCACCGACGAGCTTCCTGTTAATTATGGAGGAATTGTGATGAAAGAAGGAGAAAGAATCAGTGCAAAACTGTATGTCGATCATTTGAAAAAACTTCAGGACCAATACCATCAACAGCAAAAACTGAGTGAAATCTTTGGTTTCATCAATCCTGTGATGGCGATTAAAAATCTTTCGATGACCGCCTCGGGAACAGATTATTTTGCCTATCAGCAGTTTCAGAATCAAGCGGAAGAATACCGTTATAAACTCGCTCAGCGAATGAATGACCTTCAGATTGAACACATCAGCAACATCAAGCCCAAGGAGAACGAAAAACCCGCTATGGTAGGCAAAGAAAACTGGCATAAGTTTCCGGATTTCCAGTATGAATTTACCTCAATCAAAGAAAGTCTGAGTCATCAGATTCTTCCATTAGCGGCTATTATTTTCTGGCTTCTTGTCTGTATTCTGATGGTTGAATTAAGTGTAAAAAATTTAAAATTAATCTAA
- a CDS encoding GNAT family N-acetyltransferase gives MNTNIIIRKAVASDSEKLWVLMEQLAVFENYMDSFEITPEIVKESGFQKTPPDFYCLVAENEDQMAGMLVYYFLPYTAQNKPAIYMKELYVEEKYRGQKIGEQLMNALKMEAVKNNCSQIKWTVAPWNKSGQKFYERLGAKENKDWLNYEWTV, from the coding sequence TTGAATACAAATATTATTATCAGAAAAGCAGTAGCATCAGACAGTGAAAAACTTTGGGTTTTGATGGAGCAATTGGCGGTTTTCGAAAATTATATGGACAGCTTTGAAATTACCCCTGAAATTGTGAAAGAATCCGGTTTTCAAAAAACTCCGCCGGACTTTTATTGTTTGGTTGCAGAGAATGAAGATCAGATGGCAGGAATGCTGGTGTATTATTTTCTTCCTTACACGGCGCAAAACAAACCTGCCATATATATGAAAGAGCTTTATGTAGAAGAAAAGTATCGCGGTCAGAAAATTGGGGAACAGCTGATGAATGCTTTGAAAATGGAGGCTGTAAAAAACAATTGCTCTCAAATAAAATGGACCGTTGCCCCTTGGAACAAATCCGGGCAAAAATTCTATGAACGCCTTGGAGCAAAAGAAAATAAAGATTGGTTGAATTACGAATGGACAGTATAG
- a CDS encoding patatin-like phospholipase family protein — translation MKALVISGGGSKGAFAGGVAEHLIEHNKNDYELFVGTSTGSLLIPFLALGDIQRIKKLYTTIEQSDIFTVCPFKITKKNGKVKVGINHLGIIRQFIKKQKTLGDSTNLRNLIRSSFTKQDFEKIKELKKEIVVTVANLTTQQIEYKSSNEHRYEDFCDWIWASSNMVPLMSLCQKNGNEYADGGFGNLIPLQHALEKGASSIDTIVLRLEKTSYNNPPLQNVLDVFARTTDFMLNQIASDDLIISQLEAATTNVHINFFFINRILTTHSFIFDKEEMTKWWQEGLELFQTTECKSLLLKAKPADLI, via the coding sequence ATGAAAGCATTGGTCATTTCAGGAGGAGGGAGCAAAGGGGCTTTTGCAGGCGGGGTAGCTGAACATCTTATAGAACATAATAAAAACGACTATGAACTCTTTGTAGGAACTTCAACCGGAAGTCTTCTGATTCCTTTTCTGGCTCTTGGAGATATCCAAAGAATTAAAAAGTTGTATACCACCATCGAGCAGTCCGATATTTTTACGGTTTGTCCGTTTAAAATAACGAAGAAGAACGGTAAAGTAAAAGTAGGGATCAACCATCTGGGGATTATCAGGCAGTTTATAAAAAAACAAAAGACATTAGGAGACAGTACCAACCTCAGAAATCTTATCCGCAGTAGCTTTACAAAGCAGGATTTTGAAAAAATAAAAGAATTGAAAAAAGAAATTGTAGTCACAGTAGCCAACCTTACAACGCAGCAAATAGAGTATAAGTCTTCTAATGAACACCGTTATGAGGATTTCTGCGACTGGATCTGGGCTTCATCCAATATGGTTCCTTTGATGAGCTTATGCCAGAAAAACGGAAATGAGTATGCTGACGGAGGCTTTGGAAACCTTATCCCTTTACAGCACGCCCTGGAAAAAGGAGCATCATCCATAGATACCATTGTATTGCGGCTGGAAAAAACGTCATACAATAATCCACCTCTCCAGAATGTATTGGATGTTTTTGCTCGTACCACAGATTTTATGCTGAATCAGATTGCCAGTGACGATCTTATTATTTCACAGTTGGAAGCGGCAACCACCAATGTACATATCAATTTCTTTTTTATCAACAGGATACTTACCACCCATTCATTTATATTTGATAAAGAGGAGATGACGAAATGGTGGCAGGAAGGGCTGGAGCTTTTCCAAACCACCGAATGCAAAAGTTTATTGTTAAAAGCGAAGCCTGCAGACCTTATTTAA
- a CDS encoding helix-turn-helix domain-containing protein: MTDINEKICSYITKKWLIPWLQEGKSQNSFAKNHGVEESTIRKIKSEETYRIPVETLFKICEARKISLSDFFKLINE, from the coding sequence ATGACAGATATAAACGAGAAAATTTGTTCATACATTACAAAAAAATGGTTGATACCTTGGCTTCAAGAAGGCAAGTCACAAAATTCTTTTGCCAAAAATCATGGTGTAGAAGAAAGTACAATTAGAAAAATTAAAAGTGAAGAAACTTACAGAATACCAGTTGAAACACTTTTTAAAATATGTGAAGCAAGAAAAATTAGTTTATCTGATTTCTTTAAACTTATAAATGAATAA
- a CDS encoding MarR family winged helix-turn-helix transcriptional regulator: MNSQQIGDIRFFNRFYTNIIGLLNGHILNSKYSLPEVRILFELHHHPNQPASDIAAYLGIDKGYLSKILKNFEKQGLIRRIVSGKDKRSTNLELTEEGKAEFQLLNEASSQQIREIFGHCTPDELNKVIKKMNEIQNILNKRIL; encoded by the coding sequence ATGAATTCTCAGCAAATAGGCGATATAAGATTTTTCAACAGATTCTATACCAACATCATAGGACTTTTGAATGGTCACATACTGAACAGTAAATACTCTCTTCCTGAAGTACGAATTTTATTCGAACTGCATCATCATCCAAACCAACCTGCTTCTGACATAGCAGCTTATCTGGGTATTGATAAAGGATACCTCAGTAAAATTTTGAAAAACTTCGAGAAGCAGGGTCTCATCCGAAGAATAGTCTCCGGAAAAGATAAAAGAAGTACAAATCTTGAACTTACAGAGGAAGGCAAGGCCGAGTTTCAGCTTTTAAACGAAGCTTCATCTCAACAGATAAGGGAGATTTTTGGACATTGCACTCCGGACGAACTTAATAAAGTCATCAAGAAAATGAATGAAATACAAAATATACTAAATAAAAGAATTTTATGA
- a CDS encoding TonB-dependent siderophore receptor has translation MSFNSYQAGIIHGISGKTFHLTGLGFILFSTAISAQKVEKDSIPATIQTVEIIGRKSKGYISDYSFAATKVAMKNKDLPLTLNTVTKELINDRQAFRLGDVLKNVAGVSNVSFYNQYSIRGISQNEEGQIINGMRTRQYYFLQPMTSHIERVEVFKGPASITMSSVDPGGTINMVTKKPLLTPHYEVSLSGGSFDTYRLSADITGPLNKSKTLLYRFNGAHQYAKSFRDHVKNNGILIAPSISFIPNAKTSVNVEMIYNEMNGNLDRGQPIFGAVAGKTDLNSTPISLNLGAPGDYFKTKDLTLMGSLAHHFNKNISFNASYMKQFWDEDIHETRTTNSFVPDINNQQISSLAMMQYMERIQHWSIDNINAYFNFTYRTGAVEHQTLVGYDSHIWEKKSGGKQDAARGFMMKDGTVSSSYNPANAALYQTMMYNGITLPKPNVSPFDLTSGAVNHQGKSYTVLNIINPLPTALTTTHAAYVQHLLTWKKFKLLTGLRQEWFQDITHYKKAEENSFRNQKMLYRVGLTYSVTENINIYGTYLTGYQPQSNTISLMPQTAGFTGAISASLYKPLLSDLKELGVKTRLFKKIDASFSFYEINQKNILVNANNPAEPDQLIQRGADRSRGFEAELAGYVLPQWHIYAGYSYIDAKVLDDSNPALIGLAKENTSKNSVTIWTRYNFSHIQALKDFGIGAGMLYQSKKIPWFTRSFELPAYATLDAAIYYSVPQTKLQLALNVNNISNTTYWIGAQNYLRLFPGAPRNYLFTATYKF, from the coding sequence ATGTCATTTAATTCTTATCAAGCCGGAATCATACATGGTATATCCGGTAAAACTTTTCATTTAACAGGTTTAGGTTTTATATTATTTTCAACGGCAATCAGTGCTCAGAAAGTGGAAAAAGATTCGATTCCTGCAACCATTCAAACTGTAGAAATCATAGGGAGAAAATCTAAAGGTTACATTTCCGATTATTCATTTGCCGCTACTAAGGTTGCGATGAAAAACAAAGATCTTCCGCTTACGCTCAATACTGTTACCAAGGAACTTATCAATGATAGGCAGGCATTCAGACTGGGTGATGTTCTGAAAAATGTGGCAGGGGTTTCCAATGTAAGTTTCTACAATCAGTACAGTATCAGAGGAATCAGCCAAAATGAGGAAGGCCAGATCATCAATGGTATGCGTACCAGACAATATTATTTTCTTCAGCCGATGACCTCACATATCGAGCGTGTAGAAGTTTTTAAAGGTCCGGCAAGTATTACTATGTCCAGTGTAGATCCGGGAGGAACCATCAACATGGTGACTAAAAAACCATTGTTAACGCCTCATTATGAAGTAAGTTTATCCGGAGGAAGCTTTGACACGTATCGTCTTTCAGCCGATATTACCGGACCTTTGAATAAATCCAAAACACTCTTATACCGTTTCAACGGAGCCCATCAGTATGCCAAATCATTTCGTGATCATGTAAAAAATAACGGCATTTTGATAGCACCCTCTATTTCTTTTATCCCTAATGCTAAAACTTCGGTGAATGTAGAAATGATCTACAACGAAATGAACGGAAACCTAGACAGGGGGCAGCCTATCTTTGGAGCAGTTGCCGGAAAAACCGACCTCAACAGTACACCTATCAGTTTAAATCTCGGTGCACCGGGAGATTATTTCAAAACAAAAGACCTGACCCTGATGGGAAGCCTTGCTCATCATTTCAATAAAAATATAAGTTTTAATGCGTCTTATATGAAGCAGTTCTGGGACGAAGACATTCATGAGACCAGAACCACAAACTCATTTGTGCCGGACATCAATAATCAGCAGATTTCGAGTCTGGCAATGATGCAGTACATGGAAAGAATTCAGCATTGGTCGATAGATAATATAAATGCTTATTTTAATTTCACTTACAGAACAGGTGCTGTTGAACATCAGACTTTAGTAGGATATGACAGCCATATCTGGGAGAAAAAAAGCGGTGGGAAACAAGATGCTGCAAGAGGTTTTATGATGAAAGACGGAACGGTAAGCTCCTCTTACAATCCCGCCAATGCCGCTTTATATCAGACAATGATGTATAATGGAATTACACTTCCCAAACCCAATGTGAGCCCATTTGATCTTACATCAGGTGCAGTAAACCATCAAGGAAAAAGCTATACCGTTTTAAATATCATCAATCCTTTACCAACGGCATTAACAACTACTCACGCAGCCTATGTACAGCATTTACTGACATGGAAAAAGTTTAAACTTTTGACCGGGCTCAGACAGGAATGGTTTCAGGATATTACCCACTATAAAAAAGCGGAAGAAAACTCTTTCAGGAATCAGAAGATGCTCTACCGGGTCGGTTTAACCTACAGCGTTACCGAAAACATTAATATCTACGGAACCTATCTTACAGGGTACCAGCCACAATCAAATACAATTTCTCTGATGCCACAGACGGCAGGTTTTACGGGGGCAATTTCCGCATCCTTATACAAGCCTTTGCTTTCGGATTTAAAAGAATTAGGAGTCAAAACCAGACTTTTCAAAAAGATTGATGCGAGTTTTTCCTTTTATGAAATTAATCAGAAAAATATCCTGGTGAATGCCAATAATCCAGCAGAACCGGATCAGTTGATTCAGCGGGGGGCAGACAGAAGCCGCGGTTTTGAAGCCGAATTGGCAGGCTACGTTCTTCCGCAATGGCACATATATGCAGGCTACAGCTATATTGACGCAAAAGTTTTGGATGATTCCAATCCTGCTTTAATTGGTTTGGCTAAAGAAAATACTTCCAAAAATTCAGTGACTATCTGGACGAGGTATAATTTCTCCCATATTCAGGCTTTAAAGGACTTCGGAATAGGTGCGGGAATGTTATACCAAAGTAAAAAGATCCCTTGGTTCACCAGAAGTTTTGAGCTTCCGGCGTATGCTACTTTGGATGCCGCAATTTATTATTCTGTGCCGCAAACCAAACTCCAATTAGCTCTGAATGTGAACAATATCAGCAATACAACCTACTGGATAGGAGCCCAGAATTATCTGAGACTCTTCCCCGGAGCACCAAGAAATTATTTATTTACAGCAACTTATAAATTTTAA